A part of Melittangium boletus DSM 14713 genomic DNA contains:
- a CDS encoding YccF domain-containing protein yields the protein MRLLLNLLWIVFGGFIIALEYLLGGLLLCLTVIGIPFGVQCFKLAGLGLMPFGKDIVDAPGSSSIGCILNVFWLLVAGIWIFLSHIGLALGLAVTIIGIPFAIQHVKLALLALAPFGKIVRPS from the coding sequence ATGCGACTGCTCCTCAACCTTCTTTGGATCGTATTCGGCGGATTCATCATCGCGCTCGAGTACCTGCTCGGCGGACTCCTGCTCTGCCTCACCGTCATCGGCATCCCGTTTGGCGTCCAATGCTTCAAGCTCGCGGGGCTCGGGCTGATGCCGTTTGGCAAGGACATCGTTGACGCTCCGGGGAGCAGTTCCATCGGCTGCATCCTCAACGTCTTCTGGCTCCTCGTCGCCGGTATATGGATCTTCCTCAGCCACATCGGGCTCGCCCTGGGATTGGCGGTGACCATCATCGGCATCCCCTTCGCCATCCAACACGTCAAGCTCGCCCTGCTGGCCCTCGCCCCCTTCGGCAAGATCGTGCGCCCTTCATGA